From Streptomyces sp. TLI_235, a single genomic window includes:
- a CDS encoding precorrin-6A/cobalt-precorrin-6A reductase: MHVLILGGTTEARRLAAVLAEERPGLRVTSSLAGRVAEPRMPAGEVRIGGFGGSAGLADWLRAEQADAVIDATHPFAEKISRSAATAAAEVHVPLLVLRRPSWVPVDGDDWHRVDSLPEAADALPGLGRRVFLTTGRQGMAAFAHLKETFFLARSVEPPDRPLPPRLEVLLDRGPFTLDGEREVLRTYAIDVLVTKDSGGAATAPKLAAARELGLPVVIVRRPELPAGVTVAEDVPGAVGWMDALAADQS; the protein is encoded by the coding sequence ATGCACGTCCTGATCCTCGGCGGCACCACCGAGGCCCGCCGCCTGGCCGCCGTCCTCGCCGAGGAGCGCCCCGGGCTCCGGGTGACCAGCTCGCTGGCGGGCCGGGTCGCCGAGCCGCGGATGCCGGCGGGCGAGGTGCGGATCGGCGGCTTCGGCGGCTCCGCCGGACTGGCCGACTGGCTGCGGGCCGAGCAGGCGGACGCGGTCATCGACGCCACCCATCCCTTCGCCGAGAAGATCAGCCGGAGCGCGGCCACCGCGGCCGCCGAGGTCCATGTTCCCCTGCTCGTCCTGCGGCGTCCCAGCTGGGTACCGGTCGACGGCGACGACTGGCACCGGGTGGACTCGCTGCCCGAGGCCGCCGACGCGCTGCCGGGGCTCGGCCGCCGGGTCTTCCTGACCACCGGTCGGCAGGGCATGGCCGCGTTCGCGCACCTGAAGGAGACGTTCTTCCTGGCCCGGTCCGTGGAGCCGCCGGACCGGCCGCTGCCGCCCCGGCTGGAGGTCCTGCTCGACCGCGGCCCGTTCACCCTCGACGGCGAGCGCGAGGTGCTCCGCACGTACGCGATCGACGTGCTGGTCACCAAGGACAGCGGCGGCGCGGCCACCGCCCCCAAGCTGGCCGCCGCGCGCGAACTCGGCCTGCCCGTGGTGATCGTCCGCCGCCCCGAGCTCCCGGCCGGCGTCACCGTCGCCGAGGACGTCCCCGGCGCGGTCGGCTGGATGGACGCCCTGGCGGCGGATCAGTCCTGA
- a CDS encoding threonyl-tRNA synthetase, producing MHDHLDPKDHRRLGRELDLFDTDRLIGAGLPYWLPDGAAVRHALEEYVREVERRAGYRHVHSPVLGKRELYEISGHWAHYGEDMFPPMRLGGEEVVLRPSLCPHHAVIFRSRPRSHHELPLRMAELGGMFRSELSGVLGGLTRVRAIQLNDAHIFCRPEQVAEEVRSALALIHRAYRALGIEPARHRLSLPAEGGKYVADPEMWRRAGRLLAEALDEAGVAYEAEVGEAAFYGPKIDVQVVDRAGREATLSTVQVDFHQPARFDLGYIGADGARHRPVMVHRAVIGSVERAVAHLLEVHQGAFPAWLAPVQLVVLPVSEEQLPQAGALVRQAVEQGLRAELADPRAGTLAARVRAGRLVPYQAVLGAAEAAEGLVSLRLRDGRRMGPVPVAEALGLINDQVEAGRSGG from the coding sequence ATGCACGACCACCTCGATCCGAAGGACCACCGCCGCCTCGGCCGCGAGCTGGACCTGTTCGACACCGACCGGCTGATCGGAGCCGGCCTGCCGTACTGGCTGCCGGACGGCGCCGCGGTGCGGCACGCCCTGGAGGAGTACGTCCGGGAGGTGGAGCGGCGGGCCGGCTACCGGCACGTCCACTCGCCGGTGCTCGGCAAACGCGAGCTGTACGAGATCTCCGGGCACTGGGCGCACTACGGCGAGGACATGTTCCCGCCGATGCGGCTCGGCGGCGAGGAGGTGGTGCTGCGGCCCAGCCTCTGCCCGCACCACGCGGTGATCTTCCGCTCCCGGCCGCGCAGCCACCACGAGCTGCCGCTGCGGATGGCGGAGCTCGGCGGCATGTTCCGCTCCGAACTGTCGGGCGTGCTCGGCGGGCTGACCAGGGTCCGGGCGATCCAGCTGAACGACGCGCACATCTTCTGCCGGCCCGAGCAGGTCGCCGAGGAGGTGCGGTCGGCACTGGCGCTGATCCACCGGGCCTACCGGGCACTCGGCATCGAACCGGCCCGGCACCGCCTCTCGCTGCCCGCCGAGGGCGGCAAGTACGTGGCCGACCCGGAGATGTGGCGGCGCGCCGGCCGGCTGCTCGCCGAGGCACTGGACGAGGCCGGCGTGGCGTACGAGGCGGAGGTCGGCGAGGCCGCCTTCTACGGGCCGAAGATCGACGTCCAGGTGGTGGACCGGGCCGGGCGCGAGGCCACCCTCTCCACCGTCCAGGTCGACTTCCACCAGCCGGCCCGGTTCGACCTCGGCTACATCGGGGCGGACGGCGCCCGGCACCGGCCGGTGATGGTGCACCGGGCGGTGATCGGCAGTGTGGAACGCGCGGTGGCACACCTGCTGGAGGTGCACCAAGGGGCGTTCCCGGCCTGGCTGGCGCCCGTCCAACTGGTGGTGCTGCCCGTCTCCGAGGAGCAACTGCCGCAGGCCGGGGCCCTGGTCCGGCAGGCCGTCGAACAGGGCCTGCGGGCCGAACTCGCCGACCCGCGGGCGGGCACCCTCGCGGCCCGGGTGCGGGCCGGCCGGCTGGTGCCGTACCAGGCGGTGCTCGGTGCGGCGGAGGCCGCCGAGGGGCTGGTGTCGC
- a CDS encoding NADP-dependent 3-hydroxy acid dehydrogenase YdfG, translated as MTAPQTVLITGCSTGMGREAALALHRLGHRVVATARRPETLADLAGLGIETLALDVTDEQSMTAAVARVEELHGQVDVLVNNAAYGLHQPVELASPDDVRTQFDTNVFGLVRMAQLVLPGMRRAGRGRIVNISSMGGRFSPPGGAFYHATKHAVEAISDSLRLEVAPFGVEVVVVQPGPTITGFGGTAVATMPDGSGPYGSFTAALADMYANKAFTRRSGAVTAEAATKVIVRAATVRRPRARYAIGAMARGTMIAKRLLPDAAFDAVMRVSFPLPKAA; from the coding sequence ATGACCGCCCCGCAGACCGTCCTGATCACCGGCTGCTCCACCGGCATGGGCCGCGAGGCCGCCCTCGCCCTGCACCGGCTCGGCCACCGGGTGGTGGCCACCGCGCGCCGCCCGGAGACCCTCGCCGACCTGGCCGGCCTCGGTATCGAGACGCTCGCCCTGGACGTCACCGACGAGCAGTCGATGACGGCCGCCGTCGCCCGCGTCGAGGAACTGCACGGCCAGGTCGACGTCCTCGTCAACAACGCCGCCTACGGGCTGCACCAGCCGGTCGAGCTGGCCTCGCCGGACGACGTCCGCACCCAGTTCGACACCAATGTCTTCGGCCTCGTCCGGATGGCGCAGCTGGTCCTGCCGGGCATGCGCCGGGCCGGCCGCGGACGGATCGTCAACATCTCCTCCATGGGCGGCCGTTTCTCGCCGCCCGGGGGCGCCTTCTACCACGCGACCAAGCACGCGGTGGAGGCGATCAGCGACTCGCTGCGGCTGGAGGTCGCGCCGTTCGGCGTCGAGGTCGTCGTCGTCCAGCCGGGCCCGACCATCACCGGCTTCGGCGGCACCGCGGTCGCGACCATGCCCGACGGCTCCGGCCCGTACGGGTCGTTCACCGCGGCGCTCGCCGACATGTACGCCAACAAGGCCTTCACCCGGCGCAGCGGCGCGGTGACGGCGGAGGCGGCGACCAAGGTGATCGTCCGGGCGGCGACCGTCCGCCGGCCGCGGGCCCGGTACGCGATCGGGGCGATGGCCCGCGGCACGATGATCGCCAAGCGGCTGCTGCCGGACGCGGCCTTCGACGCGGTCATGCGGGTCTCCTTCCCGCTGCCGAAGGCCGCCTGA
- a CDS encoding cobalt-precorrin-5B (C1)-methyltransferase, giving the protein MAEAGGRAAQLKSSGLRHGWTTGACATAATTAAYTALLTGEFPDPVEITLPKGQRPAFALAAEELAAGRATAGIVKDAGDDPDVTHGALIRATVSEGEPGSGVVFRAGPGVGTVTKAGLPLPVGEPAINPVPRQMMRDAVAEVAARHGGRGDVVVEISVDHGDEIARSTWNPRLGILGGLSILGTTGIVVPYSCSAWIDSIRRGVDVARAAGRTHVAGCTGSTSEKVAVAVHGLPEDALLDMGDFAGAVLKYLKRHPVPRLTIAGGFAKLSKLAAGHLDLHSARSQVDKGYLAELARRGGAGPELAGAVAAANTGLEAVQLCTAAGVPLGDLVAEAARATALGVLTPAPVAVDVICIDRAGTVVGRAEPLGPATGR; this is encoded by the coding sequence GTGGCTGAGGCGGGCGGCCGGGCGGCGCAGCTGAAGAGTAGCGGCCTGCGGCACGGCTGGACGACGGGTGCCTGCGCCACGGCTGCCACCACCGCCGCGTACACCGCCCTGCTCACCGGAGAGTTCCCCGACCCGGTGGAGATCACCCTGCCGAAGGGGCAGCGGCCCGCGTTCGCCCTGGCGGCGGAGGAGCTCGCGGCCGGACGGGCGACGGCCGGCATCGTGAAGGACGCCGGGGACGACCCGGACGTCACCCACGGCGCGCTGATCCGGGCCACCGTGTCCGAGGGCGAGCCGGGCAGCGGCGTCGTCTTCCGGGCCGGCCCCGGCGTCGGCACCGTCACCAAGGCCGGGCTGCCGCTGCCGGTCGGCGAGCCGGCGATCAACCCGGTGCCGCGGCAGATGATGCGGGACGCCGTCGCCGAGGTCGCCGCCCGGCACGGCGGCCGCGGGGACGTCGTGGTGGAGATCTCCGTCGACCACGGCGATGAGATCGCCCGCTCCACCTGGAACCCCCGCCTCGGCATCCTCGGCGGCCTGTCCATCCTCGGCACCACCGGCATCGTGGTGCCCTACTCCTGCTCGGCCTGGATCGACTCCATCCGGCGCGGCGTGGACGTGGCCCGGGCCGCCGGCCGCACCCATGTCGCCGGGTGCACCGGCTCGACCTCGGAGAAGGTCGCGGTCGCGGTGCACGGCCTGCCCGAGGACGCCCTGCTCGACATGGGCGACTTCGCCGGCGCGGTGCTCAAGTACCTCAAGCGCCACCCGGTGCCGCGGCTGACCATCGCCGGCGGCTTCGCCAAGCTGTCCAAGCTGGCGGCCGGCCACCTCGACCTGCACTCGGCCCGCTCGCAGGTCGACAAGGGCTACCTGGCGGAGCTGGCCAGGCGCGGCGGCGCCGGCCCGGAGCTCGCCGGGGCGGTGGCCGCCGCCAACACCGGCCTGGAGGCGGTGCAGCTGTGCACGGCCGCCGGCGTACCGCTCGGCGACCTGGTGGCCGAGGCGGCCCGGGCGACCGCGCTCGGGGTGCTCACCCCGGCACCGGTCGCGGTGGACGTGATCTGCATCGACCGGGCCGGCACCGTCGTCGGCCGGGCCGAGCCGCTGGGCCCGGCGACCGGCCGCTGA
- a CDS encoding DNA polymerase (family 10), with translation MPRLNDEVGALLQEYADLLLLTGGDAYRARAYEKAARSVGGHPEDLAGLDAKGLQAIPGVGKSTAEKIAEYLGTGRVTAVDTLRAKVPPGVREIMAIPTVGPKKAALVHRELGVSTVDELLDAARTGRLDDLPGLGARTAENIVHGIEVLRQGGGRVLISTALALAEEIAAAVRAAPGCERCTWAGSLRRMRETIGDVDILAAAADSAPLMAALTGHPLTAEVLGSGTTKTSVRTTRGLQVDLRVVPAEDWGAALVYFTGSKAHNIKLRARAVKAGLKLSEYGLFEVDGGRTLASRTEEEVYAALGLPWIPPTLREDRGEIEDALNGELADPVTEQDIRGDLHTHTDLTDGLAPLEEMLAAAHRRRWSYVAVTDHAPNLAMQRMTDEKMLAQRERLRALQGSYGRMRLLHGTELNIDPDGGVDWPPEFLAGFDLCVASIHSAFALDRDAQTRRLIRACENPHVHVIGHPTTRLLGRRRPVDADLDAVFAAAARTGTALEINASPERLDLGDELIIAARRHGVRFAVNTDAHATVHLDNLRFGVATAQRGRLTPDEVVNTWPLQKLRRFLKKSRQ, from the coding sequence ATGCCGCGGCTCAACGACGAGGTCGGCGCGCTGCTGCAGGAGTACGCCGACCTGCTCCTGCTCACCGGCGGCGACGCCTACCGGGCCCGGGCCTACGAGAAGGCCGCCCGGTCCGTCGGCGGCCACCCCGAGGACCTCGCCGGGCTCGACGCCAAGGGCCTGCAGGCCATCCCCGGGGTCGGGAAGTCCACCGCCGAGAAGATCGCCGAGTACCTCGGCACCGGCCGGGTCACCGCCGTCGACACCCTGCGCGCCAAGGTGCCGCCAGGGGTCCGCGAGATCATGGCGATCCCCACCGTCGGCCCCAAGAAGGCCGCCCTCGTCCACCGCGAACTCGGCGTCTCCACCGTCGACGAACTCCTCGACGCCGCCCGCACCGGGCGCCTCGACGACCTCCCCGGCCTCGGCGCCCGCACCGCCGAGAACATCGTCCACGGCATCGAGGTGCTCCGGCAGGGCGGCGGCCGCGTCCTGATCTCCACCGCCCTGGCACTCGCCGAGGAGATCGCCGCCGCCGTCCGTGCGGCACCCGGCTGCGAGCGCTGCACCTGGGCCGGCTCGCTGCGCCGGATGCGCGAGACCATCGGCGACGTCGACATCCTCGCCGCCGCGGCCGACTCCGCGCCGCTCATGGCCGCCCTCACCGGCCACCCGCTCACCGCCGAGGTGCTCGGCAGCGGCACCACCAAGACCTCCGTCCGCACCACCCGCGGCCTGCAGGTCGACCTGCGGGTCGTCCCGGCCGAGGACTGGGGTGCTGCGCTCGTCTACTTCACCGGCTCCAAGGCGCACAACATCAAACTGCGCGCCCGCGCCGTCAAGGCCGGGCTCAAGCTCTCCGAGTACGGCCTCTTCGAGGTCGACGGCGGCCGCACGCTCGCCTCCCGCACCGAGGAGGAGGTCTACGCCGCGCTCGGCCTGCCCTGGATCCCGCCCACCCTGCGCGAGGACCGCGGCGAGATCGAGGACGCGCTGAACGGCGAACTCGCCGACCCCGTCACCGAACAGGACATCCGCGGCGACCTGCACACCCACACCGACCTGACCGACGGCCTGGCCCCGCTGGAGGAGATGCTCGCGGCCGCCCACCGCCGCCGCTGGTCCTACGTCGCCGTCACCGACCACGCGCCGAACCTCGCCATGCAGCGGATGACCGACGAGAAGATGCTCGCCCAGCGCGAGCGGCTGCGCGCCCTGCAGGGCTCCTACGGGCGGATGCGGCTGCTGCACGGCACCGAGCTCAACATCGACCCGGACGGCGGCGTGGACTGGCCGCCCGAGTTCCTGGCCGGCTTCGACCTGTGCGTCGCCTCGATCCACTCCGCCTTCGCGCTCGACCGCGACGCCCAGACCCGCCGCCTGATCCGCGCCTGCGAGAACCCGCACGTGCACGTCATCGGCCACCCCACCACCCGGCTGCTCGGCCGCCGCCGCCCGGTCGACGCCGACCTGGACGCCGTCTTCGCCGCCGCGGCCCGCACCGGCACCGCCCTGGAGATCAACGCCTCACCCGAACGCCTCGACCTCGGCGACGAACTGATCATCGCCGCCCGCCGCCACGGCGTCCGCTTCGCCGTGAACACCGACGCCCACGCCACCGTCCACCTGGACAACCTGCGCTTCGGCGTCGCCACCGCCCAGCGCGGCCGGCTCACCCCGGACGAGGTGGTCAACACCTGGCCGCTGCAGAAGCTCCGCCGCTTCCTGAAGAAGAGTAGGCAGTGA
- a CDS encoding reactive intermediate/imine deaminase, translated as MTATSEKTEIRTAGAPAPAWTFSQGVRKGPILQVSGQGPQDPATGEYLYPGDVRAQTRRTLENVKAIVEAGGGTVEDVVMFRVYLTKRADFAAMNEAYAAFIEENIAPGGVKPCRTTVMVELPQEPMLVEIDAQAVVG; from the coding sequence ATGACCGCCACGAGCGAGAAGACCGAGATCCGCACCGCCGGTGCCCCCGCCCCCGCCTGGACGTTCTCCCAGGGGGTGCGCAAGGGCCCGATCCTGCAGGTCTCCGGCCAGGGCCCGCAGGACCCGGCGACCGGCGAGTACCTGTACCCCGGCGACGTGCGGGCGCAGACCCGGCGGACGCTGGAGAACGTCAAGGCCATCGTCGAGGCGGGCGGCGGCACGGTCGAGGACGTGGTGATGTTCCGCGTCTACCTGACGAAGCGTGCGGACTTCGCGGCGATGAACGAGGCCTACGCGGCCTTCATCGAGGAGAACATCGCCCCGGGCGGCGTGAAGCCGTGCCGGACGACGGTCATGGTCGAGCTGCCGCAGGAGCCGATGCTGGTGGAGATCGACGCGCAGGCCGTCGTCGGCTGA
- a CDS encoding TetR family transcriptional regulator, translated as MNIHSVTPRKPDLARQLIDAAIALFAERTYEGTQMPAVAQRAGVGVGSIYRYFPSKEALGNAAFQHAKRALLDELAAAMAEGGPAGTIREEFGRFWRGFTRYAGARPDAFVFLEHQQHDTFLAPESLELAAEIDRIAADFIERGQRAGAIRDGDAAQLVALAVGAFTGLVKLHRADGLGATAPADLAAAEDAVWALLHRPAP; from the coding sequence ATGAATATTCATTCCGTGACCCCGCGCAAGCCCGACCTCGCCCGGCAGCTCATCGACGCCGCCATCGCCCTCTTCGCCGAACGCACCTACGAGGGCACCCAGATGCCCGCCGTCGCGCAGCGCGCCGGGGTGGGCGTGGGCAGCATCTACCGGTACTTCCCGAGCAAGGAGGCACTCGGCAACGCCGCCTTCCAGCACGCCAAGCGGGCGCTGCTGGACGAGCTGGCCGCGGCGATGGCCGAGGGCGGCCCGGCCGGCACCATCCGCGAGGAGTTCGGCCGCTTCTGGCGGGGCTTCACCCGGTACGCGGGCGCCCGCCCCGACGCGTTCGTGTTCCTGGAGCACCAGCAGCACGACACCTTCCTCGCCCCGGAGAGCCTGGAGCTGGCCGCCGAGATCGACCGGATCGCCGCCGACTTCATCGAGCGCGGCCAGCGGGCCGGCGCGATCCGCGACGGGGACGCCGCCCAGCTGGTGGCGCTCGCCGTCGGCGCCTTCACCGGGCTGGTCAAGCTGCACCGCGCCGACGGCCTCGGCGCGACGGCCCCCGCGGACCTCGCCGCCGCCGAGGACGCCGTCTGGGCACTGCTGCACCGCCCGGCCCCCTGA